GTGGGTGAACCTGAGGAAGCTCTTGACTATCCTGCCGACATAAACCCCTGCCACCAGGATAAGGACGTAGCAGATCAAGAGAACGACGACCCGGGTAGCGCCGGGGCGCAGAGGCAAAAAGGGCGAGATGAAAGACGACGCGGTTGCCGACACTTTCCAAGCCAGCAGAAATCCACCTATGGTGGCGAGTAATGAAATGACCTCGCCGGAAAAACCCTTGGCCGCGCCCCTGACGCAGAAGGTCGCGAGAAGGAGAGCAAAAAGGATGTCCGTTCCAAAGGCGAGGGTCAAGGAGATTCACTCCCACCCAACATTTCCTTCATCCTGATCTCGGCCGATTCAATGGAATAGGCGAGCTTGAAACAGGCAAGCAAAAGCCTCTCATCCTGCTCCATCGATGGATCCAGCCCGACTACGCTCTCCTTGGCGATCTGCAGGACCCTCTTGAATCTCTCCTCGTCAAGGCGGGTCAGCAGGGGATAACTTTTCTTGCCCAGGGTGACAAGGACTCGGCGTGGCTCTTCCTGCAACTGGTGCCCTCCTCCCCCGATCAGAAACGATCCGCCAGGTCACCCTGGTGGGGATCCTTGTCGAATTTGAATAGATCCCCGGCAGGAGCTTCCTGCGATTCCTCTTCATTCTGGGAAGAGGAAGGTTCCTCTTCCGCCTCGGCAGTGTTTTCCTCACTCTCGGGTTCGCAGGAAGTTCTCAGTTTCTCCAGGAGGGCGGCCAGTCTTCTCTCAGTGATCTCCCTTTCCTCACTGAGCCTAGCCATCTCCTTTTCCTTCCCATCAAGGATCTCCTGGAGGTTTTTCAGTTCTTCGCCCATCCGGTCCTTTTCCGCCTTTAGTTCTGACATGGTCGCCGAGACCTTGTCGATGAGGCTTTCAAGACTGTCGATCTGGTCAAGCATAACGACCCCTCCCCGTTATCTTAATCTGATCCCTCTTTGGACAAGCTTATCCCTGAGCTTCCCGTGAATCTGGTCTACATCGTCGTCCCTCAATGTCTTTTCCGGGTCACGGTAGGCCAACGTGTAGGCGAGGCTTCGATGACCCTCCGGGATTCCCTTTCCTTTATAAATATCGAAGAGCCTCACATCCTCAAGGAGCCGGCCTCCCAGTTCCCGAAGAAGTACCAGGACCTCGGAGGAATAGACTCCCTCCTTCACTACCAGGGAAATATCCCTGAAGACAGGAGGATACTTCCTTACCTCACCGAAGGCCGCTTTTCCATTGTGGACAAGGGGTTCCATGTCGAGTTCGAAAAGGAAAACCGGTGCCGGAAGTTCCATCTCGGACTCTATTTCCGGCTTGAGGGTCAAAAGATATCCGATATCGTTCCCGCCGGCCAGGATCCTTGCCGTCTTTCCCACATGCCCGAAGGGCTCGCTTCCGGGGACAAGATCCAGGGCAACCCCTCTGCTCGCGAATATCGCTTCGATGTCTGCAGCAACAGAATGAAAGTCTTCCGTCTCTTGCTCGCCCCAGGGCGACCGGTTGTCGACGCCGGGGCAGACGCACCCTCCCAGCCTGAATATCTCTTCGACTTCCTGTCCCTTACCGAAAAAGACCATGCCTGTCTCGAAGATCCTTATGGCCCTTCTCCACCCGGAACTGATATTTTTTAAAAGAGCCTGGATCAAACCGGGGGCAAGGGTCGTCCTCAGGACGGACATGTCAACACTAAGCGGATTCGAAAGAACCACCGGGGACGACCTTGGATCCGATTCAGGGAACCGGAGCATCGCTACGGCCGCCGGGGAGACAAAGCAGTAGGTAACCACTTCCGAATACCCCCTGGCCATGGCCGTCGACCGGACGGCCCGCTCGGCCCTCATCCTGTCGGTGATATCGCCGGTGGCGTGCATGACCGGCGGCAGGATGGCCTCTATCTTGTCATAACCCCTGATTCGCGCTACTTCTTCGATGAGGTCCTCCTCGATGGAGATGTCCGGCCTGAAGGAGGGTATCCTGTAGAACCTAATGGAGGAGTCCCTGTCGTCGGTGGAGATGCCGAGCCTCCCCAGAATTGCCGTGGCCATGTCCAGGTCTCCGGTTCCGATGATCTTGCCGAGGACAGCCGAGGTGAGGGCTACCTTCCGCTCCTTTTGGAGAGCCTCACCAGCGGCTATCCACCCTCCTGGAACGCCGGCGCCCCAAGCGGCCATCATGTCCATGGCCACCGCAAGGGCCACCTCGGCCTTGCAGGGGTCCACGAAGCGGGAAAACCGATAGGCAGCCTCGCTGGGTATACCAAGTTTCCGGGAGGCCCTACTTACCTTTATGCTGTCGAAGTGGGCCGATTCCAGCAAGACCCTGGTTGTTCCGTCGCTGATCTCGCTTTCCTCTCCACCCATTACGCCAGCGACGGCAACGGGCTTGCCCCCGCTGGTTATAAGGAGATCCTCCCCATCCAGGACCCTGGTTTTACCATCCAGAGTCAGGATCATCTCGCCTCCCCGGGCCAAACGCACGGTGATCTCCCTACCGGGAAGCCGGGCATCATCAAAGGCGTGAAGGGGCTGACCCACCAGTAGCATCACCAGGTTGGTCGCGTCCACGACGTTTGAAATGGGCCTCATGCCGGAAAGAAGGAGCCTGATCCTGGCTTTCACCGGTGAAGGCATGATCCGCACCTTCTCGATCGAACCGAGGGCATAGAAGGGGCATCCCGGGTCAACGAGGGTTATACCCTGGAAATCGTCAAGCATCGGCGCCCTGGGTGGAATCACGGGGGAGATCCCTCTGTACCTGGCCTCAGGGAAGATCGCGGAGATCTCCCTGGCCATGCCGACCATGCTCAAAAGGTCGCCCCGGTCAGGTGTAATTGAGAGCTCCAGCACGGTATCGTCAAGTCCGAGGGCTTTCCTGGCATCCTCTCCGCGGGTAAAACCCTCCCCCAGCCTGAGAATTCCGAACTCATCGGCGATTCCGGGAAGGCCGATCTCCTCGGCCGAAAGGACCATACCCTCGCTGACCACGCCCTGGAAATCCCTGGTGGATACCTCCGTACCATCGGCAAGCACGCATCCGGGGAGACCCCAGGGAACCATGTCGCCCTCCTTGAGATTCCTGGCCGCGGTCACGCAAACACCTTTTCTACTCCCGGCATCAACGTAGAGGACGAAAAGATCCGGTCTGTCAGGGTGTTTAGCGATGGAAGCGATCCTTGCCGTTACCGCGCCCCGGAACAGGGGCACCGGGACTTCGAGGCCCTCGACCTCGACGCCGGTGTCGGTAAGCCGCTGGGCCAGCGTCGGGACATCTACGGGGATGTCTACCAATTCCTTGAGCCAGTTGAGCGACGCGAACATTATCTGTGCTCCCCCTTCGAGTTGAGAAAAGCCAGGTCGCCCTCAAAGAAGATCCTCAAATCGTTCAGCCCGTACTTGAGCATGGCGATACGGTCGAGACCCATCCCCCAGGCGAAGCCGTTGTAGCGGGCGGGATCAATGCCTCCAGCCCGGATGACATTCGGATGGGTCATTCCCAGCCCGGATATCTCAAGCCATCCAGTCCCCTTGCAGATCCGGCACGTCGGATTCTCGCCCGAACAGGCTACACACTCGACATCCATCTCTAGGGACGGCTCGGTGAAGGGGAAATAACTGCCCCTGTACCGGGCCTTCAGCGTGCGACCAAATATCCGGTTTACAAAGGCTTCCAGGCAACCCTTGAGGTGGGCCAGGGAGATGTTCTCGTCCACCAACAGCCCCTCCAGTTGGTGAAACATGGGGGTATGGGTCTGATCGCTGTCCCTCCGGAAGACCTTACCGGGAACGATAATCCTCAGGGGGGCGCCCCATTTCCGCATGGACCTCACCTCAACCGGGGAGGTATGGGTCCTCAGGAGTAGTCCATTCTCGAGGTAAAAGGTGTCCTGCATATCCCTGGCGGGATGATGAGGAGGTATATTCAGGCCCTCGAAGTTGTGGAAGTCATCCTCCACCTCTGGGCCATAGGCTACGGAAAATCCCATGGAGACAAATATGTCGATCGCTTCTTGGGTGATCTGGGCAACGGGGTGGAACGCTCCCCAGGGGCGGCCCCTGCCAGGGAGGGTCACATCGAGCCACTCCCCCGTTTCGCGGGCTGTAACCTGGACATCGGCGCACTGCTTTGCTCTTTTCGCCAGGGACTCCTCCATGGAGTCTCTCAGTTCATTCAGCATTTTTCCAGCCTCGGGACGCTCGCCTACCGGAAGCGAACCTAAGCGCTTGAGCAGGGAGGTAAGTTCGCCTTTTTTGCCGAGGAAGCGGACCCTCACTCCCTGGAGTGCATCCAGTGTATCCGCCCTTGAAAGTGCTGAATTGAACAAGGCCTCGATTCGACTTACATCATCATGAATGTCGCCCAAGCGCTTCCCCTCCTCGACCATTTCATCTATCTATGAAATCTCCTGCCCTGATCTGGGGTTGGGCTACTACAACCTGCCGGACCAGATCCGGAAGAGAAGAAAGAATCCTGACAGTATAATACCCTCGCTGGGCCATTCTGGTCCATATTTTGCCATCAGGCTCCGGTTATACGACAAGGGTCCCCGCCAAAGCCTTGGACAGGAACCCTGGGACGGACGTCAGACCCTTCCGGAACAGAGGAGAGACCCTTTACTTCACCAGCGCCTCCCTGGCCCGGTCAACCAGCCTGGCGAAGGCCGGCATGTCCTGCACCGCCAAATCGGCTAACATCTTGCGGTTGATCTCTATGTTGGCGCATCTGAGACCATTCATGAATGTGCTGTAGGTCATATCGTTCATCCGGGCCCCGGCGCTTATCCTGGTTATCCAGAGTTTGCGGAAATCCCTCTTTCGGGCCTTCCTGTCCTTGTAAGCGTTGGACATGGAATGGAGGTACGCTTCCTGCGCCCTTCGAAAAACATTCTTTTTCCTACCAAAGTAGCCCTTGGTCGTATCAAAAAGCTTCTTTCTTTTCTGATCACTGGCGCTTCCGCCCTTAACCCTGGGCATGATCGCTCACCTCTTTCGGTTGGTTGAAACCCTGTCGTTCGTCCCGACGCCTAGGCGTAGGGCAAAAGCGTCTTCATCCGCTCCTCGAGGGAGGGGGAGATGACACTCTTCCTGCGGAGGCGGCGGAGGCGCGTAGAATTCTTCTTCCCAAGAAGATGCCTACGGCCGCCTTTATGGTAAACGAATTTCCCCGACCCTGTCCTCGAGAACCTTTTCTTGGCCCCCGAGTGCGTTTTCATCTTCGGCATGATCAAATTCTCCCTTCTATCTGGAAAACAACGGGAACGAAAAAGGACACGTGGGAGGTTTACTCCTCGACGGAAACCTTTGTCTTTTCCGGTTCTCCGGCGGCAACGGTGTTTGTCGCCGCCACCTTCGGCTTCTTCACGGATTGCGGCACCGGCATCATCATCAGGCGCATGTACCTTCCTTCCATTCGGGGAGGCATGTCGACCTTTCCTATGCCCTCGCAATCCCTTACTACTTTGTCCAGAACCTCCCGGCCCCGGTCAAGGAACGCCATCTCCCTTCCCCTGAAAAAGACGGCCACCTTGACTCTATAGCCCGAAAGGAGAAAATCTTTGATGGCACGCACCTTGAAATTGTAATCGTGCAGGTCGATCTTTGGCCTCATCTTTATTTCCTTGACGACCTGTCCCTTGGATTTTTTTCTCGCATCCTTATCCCTCTTCTGCTGCTGGAACTTGTACTTGCCGTAATCGAGTATCCTGCAGACGGGAGGATCTGCCTGGGCTGAAACCTCCACCAGGTCCAACTCTCTTTCTTCGGCAAGGGCCAGCGCTTGCGCAAGGGGAACAACTCCGACCTTGACCCCCTGGGCGTCGATCAGAAGGACTTCCTTGGCCCGGATCTCCTCGTTGGTGCGTGGCTCTTCGCTGCTTTTAGCTATAACTTGTCACCTCCACGGCAAAAAAA
This sequence is a window from Thermovirga sp.. Protein-coding genes within it:
- a CDS encoding CvpA family protein; this encodes MTLAFGTDILFALLLATFCVRGAAKGFSGEVISLLATIGGFLLAWKVSATASSFISPFLPLRPGATRVVVLLICYVLILVAGVYVGRIVKSFLRFTHLSGIDRGMGIVAGAVKAFALLLIVYVALMALSPILSPYWMNESVAMKMADKSWPAVQRTLSSIKLLDPS
- a CDS encoding phenylalanine--tRNA ligase subunit beta yields the protein MFASLNWLKELVDIPVDVPTLAQRLTDTGVEVEGLEVPVPLFRGAVTARIASIAKHPDRPDLFVLYVDAGSRKGVCVTAARNLKEGDMVPWGLPGCVLADGTEVSTRDFQGVVSEGMVLSAEEIGLPGIADEFGILRLGEGFTRGEDARKALGLDDTVLELSITPDRGDLLSMVGMAREISAIFPEARYRGISPVIPPRAPMLDDFQGITLVDPGCPFYALGSIEKVRIMPSPVKARIRLLLSGMRPISNVVDATNLVMLLVGQPLHAFDDARLPGREITVRLARGGEMILTLDGKTRVLDGEDLLITSGGKPVAVAGVMGGEESEISDGTTRVLLESAHFDSIKVSRASRKLGIPSEAAYRFSRFVDPCKAEVALAVAMDMMAAWGAGVPGGWIAAGEALQKERKVALTSAVLGKIIGTGDLDMATAILGRLGISTDDRDSSIRFYRIPSFRPDISIEEDLIEEVARIRGYDKIEAILPPVMHATGDITDRMRAERAVRSTAMARGYSEVVTYCFVSPAAVAMLRFPESDPRSSPVVLSNPLSVDMSVLRTTLAPGLIQALLKNISSGWRRAIRIFETGMVFFGKGQEVEEIFRLGGCVCPGVDNRSPWGEQETEDFHSVAADIEAIFASRGVALDLVPGSEPFGHVGKTARILAGGNDIGYLLTLKPEIESEMELPAPVFLFELDMEPLVHNGKAAFGEVRKYPPVFRDISLVVKEGVYSSEVLVLLRELGGRLLEDVRLFDIYKGKGIPEGHRSLAYTLAYRDPEKTLRDDDVDQIHGKLRDKLVQRGIRLR
- the pheS gene encoding phenylalanine--tRNA ligase subunit alpha — translated: MVEEGKRLGDIHDDVSRIEALFNSALSRADTLDALQGVRVRFLGKKGELTSLLKRLGSLPVGERPEAGKMLNELRDSMEESLAKRAKQCADVQVTARETGEWLDVTLPGRGRPWGAFHPVAQITQEAIDIFVSMGFSVAYGPEVEDDFHNFEGLNIPPHHPARDMQDTFYLENGLLLRTHTSPVEVRSMRKWGAPLRIIVPGKVFRRDSDQTHTPMFHQLEGLLVDENISLAHLKGCLEAFVNRIFGRTLKARYRGSYFPFTEPSLEMDVECVACSGENPTCRICKGTGWLEISGLGMTHPNVIRAGGIDPARYNGFAWGMGLDRIAMLKYGLNDLRIFFEGDLAFLNSKGEHR
- the rplT gene encoding 50S ribosomal protein L20, giving the protein MPRVKGGSASDQKRKKLFDTTKGYFGRKKNVFRRAQEAYLHSMSNAYKDRKARKRDFRKLWITRISAGARMNDMTYSTFMNGLRCANIEINRKMLADLAVQDMPAFARLVDRAREALVK
- the rpmI gene encoding 50S ribosomal protein L35, giving the protein MPKMKTHSGAKKRFSRTGSGKFVYHKGGRRHLLGKKNSTRLRRLRRKSVISPSLEERMKTLLPYA
- a CDS encoding translation initiation factor IF-3; this translates as MAKSSEEPRTNEEIRAKEVLLIDAQGVKVGVVPLAQALALAEERELDLVEVSAQADPPVCRILDYGKYKFQQQKRDKDARKKSKGQVVKEIKMRPKIDLHDYNFKVRAIKDFLLSGYRVKVAVFFRGREMAFLDRGREVLDKVVRDCEGIGKVDMPPRMEGRYMRLMMMPVPQSVKKPKVAATNTVAAGEPEKTKVSVEE